The Alphaproteobacteria bacterium 33-17 genome includes a window with the following:
- a CDS encoding tRNA lysidine(34) synthetase TilS, whose product MILQEFKKIFNNEVFFKDTKFVICVSGGCDSMAMLNLMKELVNIDQLYVVTVNHKLRPEAFEEAEFVAKYCNNLGINHITLEWQDDMPLAKNQEEARDGRYKLIFEHADKIEAPYIFTAHHLDDIIENFFIRVGRGSGLKGMNVYKPASITSKFKLIRPLINSTKKQILNYLEENQIEYRNDQSNFSDKYLRSRLRKSLENMAQDLPSIKTTLKNISAAYDSAEENYINKIIHIVEFKGAAQIKVNKCIFQTLTLDEKRRLISEIITNLNTDKPDIRLKTLDSVISKISLNKTVTAGNLIFKNSKMDIMISKEIRKKNKKPS is encoded by the coding sequence ATGATTTTACAAGAATTTAAGAAAATATTTAATAATGAAGTGTTTTTTAAAGACACTAAGTTTGTCATTTGTGTTTCAGGCGGCTGTGATTCAATGGCTATGCTGAACTTAATGAAAGAATTGGTAAATATCGATCAGCTATACGTAGTAACGGTAAATCACAAGCTAAGACCTGAAGCGTTTGAAGAAGCGGAGTTTGTAGCAAAATACTGCAATAATTTAGGTATAAATCATATTACTCTAGAATGGCAGGATGATATGCCGCTTGCTAAAAATCAGGAAGAGGCGAGGGACGGCAGGTACAAGCTAATTTTTGAACATGCAGACAAAATTGAAGCGCCCTATATTTTTACTGCCCATCATTTAGATGATATTATTGAAAATTTCTTTATAAGAGTGGGCAGAGGCAGTGGCTTAAAGGGTATGAATGTATATAAACCTGCTTCAATAACTTCAAAATTTAAATTGATCAGACCATTAATAAACTCTACTAAAAAGCAAATTTTGAATTATTTAGAAGAAAATCAAATAGAATACCGCAATGACCAAAGTAATTTTAGTGATAAATATCTTAGGTCAAGACTTAGAAAATCTTTGGAAAATATGGCTCAAGATTTACCTTCGATAAAAACGACTCTTAAAAATATCAGCGCTGCATATGACTCAGCTGAAGAAAATTATATAAATAAAATCATACATATTGTTGAATTTAAAGGTGCTGCGCAAATTAAAGTAAATAAATGCATATTCCAGACGCTTACCCTAGATGAAAAAAGAAGGCTTATATCGGAAATAATAACTAATCTAAATACTGATAAGCCAGATATTCGCCTTAAAACCCTTGATTCTGTTATAAGTAAAATAAGTTTAAATAAAACGGTTACCGCTGGTAATTTAATATTTAAAAATAGTAAAATGGATATAATGATTTCTAAAGAAATTAGGAAAAAAAATAAAAAACCATCATAA
- a CDS encoding acetyl-CoA acetyltransferase (Catalyzes the synthesis of acetoacetyl coenzyme A from two molecules of acetyl coenzyme A. It can also act as a thiolase, catalyzing the reverse reaction and generating two-carbon units from the four-carbon product of fatty acid oxidation), with product MSNSEVVIVQALRTAVGSLNGTLASIAACDLGAHLVKEIVKRASLKNDEVDEIIMGQVLTAAQGQNPARQTCIKAGLHHSVSAWTINIVCGSGLKSVGLAFDSIKNGNSKIVICGGQESMSMAPHAIKLREAVKFGDAKMIDTMAFDGLTDAFHHYPMGITAENIAKKWNISRNEQDEFALNSQLKAEKAIKEGKFKDEIVPYVIPSKKGDITFDQDEFPRLGSTLEGLTKLKPAFDKEGTVTAGNASGINDGAAALLVMTKEEADKRGLKVLAKIKSFAQAGVEPEIMGAGPIYAVRKAIEKAGWNLNEIDLIESNEAFAAQSICVMKELNLDANKVNVNGGAIAIGHPIGASGARVLVTLIHEMNKRDAKKGLATLCIGGGMGVALCIER from the coding sequence ATGTCGAATTCAGAAGTGGTCATAGTTCAGGCATTACGAACTGCCGTAGGATCTCTTAACGGAACACTAGCTTCCATAGCTGCATGTGATCTTGGCGCTCACCTTGTTAAAGAAATAGTCAAAAGAGCATCACTTAAGAATGATGAAGTAGATGAAATTATTATGGGTCAGGTTTTAACTGCCGCCCAAGGACAAAATCCCGCAAGACAAACATGCATTAAAGCAGGACTTCATCATAGCGTTTCAGCATGGACTATAAACATAGTATGCGGATCTGGTTTAAAGTCAGTTGGACTTGCATTTGATTCTATCAAAAATGGCAATAGCAAAATTGTTATTTGTGGTGGGCAGGAAAGTATGAGTATGGCTCCACATGCTATTAAGCTTAGAGAAGCCGTGAAATTCGGTGACGCAAAAATGATAGATACCATGGCATTTGATGGGCTTACTGATGCTTTTCATCACTATCCGATGGGCATTACTGCAGAAAACATTGCAAAAAAATGGAATATTTCAAGAAATGAGCAAGATGAATTTGCATTGAATTCACAACTAAAGGCTGAGAAAGCTATTAAAGAAGGAAAGTTTAAAGATGAAATAGTACCTTACGTAATTCCATCTAAAAAAGGTGATATTACATTTGATCAGGATGAATTTCCAAGACTTGGCTCAACTTTAGAGGGTCTTACAAAACTAAAACCAGCATTTGACAAAGAAGGTACTGTAACTGCAGGAAACGCTTCAGGTATTAATGATGGCGCTGCTGCTCTATTAGTAATGACTAAAGAAGAAGCTGACAAAAGAGGGCTTAAAGTTCTTGCAAAAATTAAGTCATTTGCACAAGCAGGCGTTGAGCCTGAAATTATGGGTGCAGGACCAATTTATGCGGTACGAAAAGCTATTGAAAAAGCTGGGTGGAATTTAAACGAAATAGACTTAATTGAATCTAATGAAGCTTTCGCAGCTCAATCTATTTGCGTAATGAAAGAGTTAAATTTAGACGCAAATAAAGTCAACGTAAATGGGGGTGCAATAGCAATTGGGCATCCAATTGGAGCATCTGGCGCAAGGGTTTTAGTAACATTAATCCACGAAATGAATAAACGAGATGCTAAAAAGGGCTTAGCTACATTATGCATTGGTGGCGGCATGGGCGTTGCACTTTGTATTGAAAGGTAA
- a CDS encoding beta-ketoacyl-ACP reductase, with protein sequence MSRIAVVTGGTRGIGKEIARTLKNAGYTVIATYNSDDASAEKFKQETDIGIMKWDVSNFDECNKKVNEIIATYGNHPEILVNNAGITRDGMLHKSKYEDWDSVMKTNLYSCYNMCHAVITKMRENNFGRIVNISSINALSGQLGQTNYSAAKAGMIGFTKALAKEGAVKNITVNAIAPGYIATEMLATIKEEVLTNIKSQIPMGRLGTPEEVARAVEFLVSDNAGFITGSTISINGGQYMA encoded by the coding sequence ATGTCAAGAATAGCAGTAGTAACTGGCGGAACCAGGGGAATAGGAAAAGAAATTGCCAGAACACTTAAAAATGCAGGATATACTGTAATTGCAACTTATAACAGTGACGATGCGAGTGCTGAAAAATTTAAGCAAGAAACAGACATCGGAATTATGAAATGGGACGTTTCAAATTTTGATGAATGCAACAAAAAAGTAAATGAAATTATTGCTACATACGGCAATCATCCTGAAATTTTAGTTAATAATGCTGGAATCACCCGAGATGGAATGCTACACAAGTCTAAATATGAAGACTGGGATTCTGTAATGAAAACTAATTTATATTCCTGTTATAATATGTGCCATGCTGTAATTACCAAAATGCGCGAAAACAATTTTGGTCGTATTGTAAATATCAGTTCTATCAATGCTTTATCAGGTCAATTAGGACAAACAAACTATTCAGCTGCTAAAGCTGGCATGATCGGTTTTACAAAAGCACTAGCAAAAGAAGGGGCTGTTAAAAACATTACAGTAAACGCAATTGCTCCAGGTTATATTGCTACTGAAATGCTTGCTACCATCAAAGAAGAAGTTTTAACCAATATTAAAAGTCAAATCCCAATGGGTAGACTTGGCACACCAGAGGAAGTAGCAAGAGCTGTAGAATTTTTAGTATCTGATAATGCTGGATTTATTACAGGCTCTACTATTTCTATTAATGGTGGACAGTACATGGCCTAA
- a CDS encoding tol-pal system protein YbgF: MKKIFLAFTIFAFSNTSFAADYSSQVNAQLIDRIDRMERDVSIMQKQFYRTGDAAPSKFSGGTTGIAGNQVAEMESRLSMIEEQLRDLNGRIEEAQFVSKQLLDKVEMLSKDTDFRFKQLEKGGVKPVDLNHSDGSALDPKSDINAEHMDLSGNDEEAFANQKGETQYAKGKPLNEQVNKSAKPGEQKGDIKSTELDEPSDKKAMEDAEKRKSYDNIIDMIKKSDLDKAQLELGNFITKYKDDPLVGNAYYWLGEVHSAKKQYEKAAINYLKGYKQFSKGKRAPDSLLKLSIALGKLNKAQEACSTLDKLKDRFPDMNPDIRKKSEKEYKQLGCKK, translated from the coding sequence ATGAAAAAAATCTTTTTAGCGTTTACTATATTCGCCTTTTCTAATACTAGCTTTGCGGCTGATTACTCATCACAAGTTAACGCCCAGCTTATCGATCGGATTGATAGAATGGAGCGTGATGTATCTATAATGCAAAAGCAATTTTACAGAACAGGTGATGCCGCGCCATCGAAATTTTCTGGGGGTACCACAGGTATTGCAGGAAATCAGGTAGCTGAAATGGAATCAAGGCTTTCAATGATTGAAGAGCAGCTAAGAGATTTAAACGGAAGAATTGAAGAAGCGCAATTTGTAAGTAAACAGCTTTTAGATAAAGTTGAAATGCTAAGTAAAGATACAGACTTCAGATTTAAGCAGCTTGAGAAAGGTGGAGTAAAACCTGTTGATCTTAATCATTCAGATGGTAGTGCTTTAGATCCAAAGTCTGATATAAATGCAGAACATATGGATTTAAGTGGCAATGATGAAGAAGCATTTGCAAATCAAAAAGGTGAAACGCAATATGCTAAAGGGAAACCTTTAAATGAACAGGTCAATAAATCAGCAAAGCCTGGTGAGCAAAAAGGTGATATTAAGTCAACTGAACTTGATGAGCCATCAGATAAAAAGGCTATGGAAGATGCGGAGAAAAGAAAAAGCTATGATAATATCATTGATATGATCAAAAAATCTGACTTAGATAAAGCGCAACTAGAGCTAGGTAATTTTATTACAAAATATAAAGATGATCCATTAGTTGGTAATGCATATTACTGGCTTGGTGAAGTGCATAGTGCCAAAAAGCAATATGAAAAAGCTGCAATAAATTATCTTAAAGGTTATAAACAATTCTCAAAAGGTAAAAGAGCGCCAGACTCATTACTTAAATTGTCTATTGCATTAGGAAAATTAAATAAAGCACAAGAAGCTTGTTCTACTCTGGATAAACTTAAAGACAGGTTCCCTGATATGAATCCTGATATTAGAAAAAAATCAGAGAAAGAATATAAGCAACTTGGTTGTAAAAAATAA